A DNA window from Panthera tigris isolate Pti1 chromosome X, P.tigris_Pti1_mat1.1, whole genome shotgun sequence contains the following coding sequences:
- the ASB9 gene encoding ankyrin repeat and SOCS box protein 9: MDGKPGGRSSKSLRPEDSPDTSFFSNPWMGDIVSDWSPMHEAAIQGRLLSLRSLINQGWPVNLITADGVSPLHEACLGGHVSCANILLKHGAQVNCVTADWHTPLFNTCISGSLDCITLLLHHGASPHPVSDLASPIHEAAKRGHVDCVEILAAHGGNLNLNISHLGTPLYLACRKQQVACVKKLLESGANVNEGRGLDSPLHAAARASNGELAILLMDFGANPQARNADGKCPLELVPPESPLTQIFLEREGPPSLLQLCRLQIRKCFGIQQHHKINELFLPEELKRFLLHM, from the exons ATGGACGGCAAGCCAGGGGGCAGGAGCAGTAAGTCCTTGAGACCAGAAGACTCTCCTGACACCAGTTTCTTTTCAAACCCATGGATGGGGG ATATTGTGTCTGATTGGTCTCCTATGCACGAAGCTGCTATCCAAGGGCGTCTGTTGTCTCTGAGAAGCCTCATCAACCAG GGGTGGCCTGTGAACCTCATCACAGCAGATGGTGTGTCCCCACTCCATGAAGCCTGCCTTGGAGGTCATGTCTCTTGTGCaaacattttattaaagcatggagcTCAG GTGAATTGTGTCACCGCCGACTGGCACACTCCTTTGTTCAATACCTGTATCAGCGGCAGCCTGGACTGCATCACTTTGCTTCTTCATCACGGTGCCAGCCCCCACCCGGTGAGCGACCTGGCATCTCCCATCCATGAAGCTGCTAAGAGAG GCCACGTGGACTGCGTCGAGATCCTGGCAGCTCACGGAGGCAACCTCAACCTCAACAtcagccacctgggcacccctctgTATTTGGCGTGCAGGAAACAGCAGGTGGCCTGTGTCAAGAAGCTTCTGGAGTCAG GAGCAAATGTGAACGAAGGCCGAGGTCTGGACTCCCCTCTTCACGCAGCGGCCAGGGCATCCAATGGGGAGCTGGCCATCCTGCTCATGGATTTTGGAGCGAACCCCCAGGCCAGGAACGCTGATGGCAAATGTCCCTTGGAGTTGGTGCCTCCAGAGAGCCCTCTGACCCAGATCTTCTTGGAGCGTGAAG GGCCTCCTTCTCTGCTGCAGCTGTGCCGCCTTCAAATCCGGAAGTGCTTCGGAATCCAGCAGCATCATAAGATCAACGAGCTCTTTCTCCCAGAGGAGCTGAAGCGTTTTCTCCTACACATGTAA